A single window of Nomascus leucogenys isolate Asia chromosome 18, Asia_NLE_v1, whole genome shotgun sequence DNA harbors:
- the SYT15 gene encoding LOW QUALITY PROTEIN: synaptotagmin-15 (The sequence of the model RefSeq protein was modified relative to this genomic sequence to represent the inferred CDS: deleted 2 bases in 1 codon) has translation MLRKLPAGQPPLREPLTDINPIEETEPRVRTLSCPKSQGWQVRSLSWNPGASGTCSRITLSTILSAESEWVRERRIPAQGRQAGSAGARDPRGDSTPGSGKAPSSRGRSCAWRGLGLRRIWEGGGAQSWPPGVRGRVLGPVSDAAVKAVVLLSGMGVVLSPHPAPSRREPRAPALAAGTRPGRSPAVSWSSRSALRPSTSGPGPGPATGWGGTAASRRWVPAPAVHCAAPRAAAGHQRHHGPPPRPPDGAPPPFKSRPGSPAPAAQTGETSLRVQPHGGPPAVPFVVPPTLQGQDWVPLHSGEWAHAPWDPCPASELLPHTHSGGLGDACMVGPINPELYKFPEDKSETDFPDSCLGRLWFSVEYEQEAERLLVGLIKARHLQAPSETCSPLVKLYLLPDERRFLQSKTKSETSNPQFDEHFIFQVSSKTITQRVLKFSVYHVDRQRKHQLLGQVLFPLKNETLVGDCRRVIWRDLEAESLEPPSEFGDLQFCLSYNDYLSRLTVVVLRAKGLRLQEDRGIVSVFVKVSLMNHNKFVKCKKTSAVLGSINPVYNETFSFKADATELDTASLSLTVVQNMEGDKSQQLGRVVVGPYMYTRGRELEHWDEMLSKPKELVKRWHALCRTTEP, from the exons ATGCTTCGTAAGTTACCAGCAGGCCAGCCGCCCTTACGAGAGCCCCTCACGGACATTAACCCAATTGAGGAGACTGAACCCAGAGTGCGGACGTTAAGTTGTCCCAAATCGCAGGGCTGGCAAGTGAGGAGCCTGAGTTGGAACCCAGGAGCTTCTGGAACCTGCTCCAGAATTACGCTCTCGACCATTTTGTCCGCTGAGAGCGAATGGGTGCGCGAGCGCCGCATCCCCGCCCAAGGCCGGCAGGCGGGCAGCGCTGGGGCCCGGGACCCGCGCGGAGACTCCACCCCGGGATCCGGGAAGGCTCCCTCGAGCCGGGGTCGGAGCTGCGCCTGGAGGGGCCTCGGCTTGCGGAGGATCTGGGAGGGCGGGGGGGCTCAGTCCTGGCCACCAGGTGTGAGGGGTCGGGTGCTGGGCCCTGTGTCAGACGCGGCGGTGAAGGCTGTAGTTCTGCTCTCCGGGATGGGGGTGGTACTctcaccccaccctgccccaagCCGCAGGGAGCCCCGGGCGCCC GCACTGGCGGCCGGGACCCGCCCCGGCCGGAGCCCTGCGGTTTCCTGGAGCTCACGGTCGGCTCTGCGCCCCTCCACCTccgggcctgggcctgggccagcGACGGGCTGGGGCGGGACTGCGGCCTCGCGGCGCTGGGTCCCTGCCCCTGCGGTGCACTGCGCGGCTCCCCGCGCAGCAGCTGGGCACCAGCGCCACCATGGACCGCCCCCGCGCCCGCCCGACGGCGCCCCGCCGCCCTTTAAGAGCCGgcctggcagcccagccccagccgCCCAGACCGGCGAGACCAGCCTGCGGGTGCAGCCCCATGGCGG GCCACCAGCTGTGCCATTCGTGGTGCCCCCAACCCTTCAAGGCCAAGATTGGGTGCCCCTGCACAGTGGAGAGTGGGCCCATGCCCCTTGGGACCCCTGCCCGGCATCAGAGCTGCTGCCTCACACCCACAGCGGCGGCCTTG GAGATGCATGTATGGTGGGGCCCATCAACCCAGAGCTGTACAAGTTCCCAGAGGACAAAAGTGAGACCGACTTCCCCGACAGCTGCCTGGGGCGGTTGTGGTTCTCGGTGGAATACGAGCAGGAGGCCGAGCGGCTGCTAGTGGGCTTGATCAAGGCACGTCACCTGCAAGCCCCCTCGGAGACCTGCAGCCCCCTGGTGAAGCTCTACCTGCTGCCCGATGAGCGGCGCTTCCTCCAGTCCAAGACCAAAAGCGAAACCTCCAACCCACAGTTTGACGAGCACTTCATCTTTCAG GTGTCCAGCAAGACCATCACCCAGAGGGTGCTGAAGTTCTCCGTCTACCACGTGGACAGGCAGAGGAAGCACCAGCTCCTGGGCCAGGTGCTCTTCCCCTTGAAGAATGAGACCCTGGTGGGGGACTGCCGGCGTGTCATCTGGAGAGACCTGGAGGCCGAGAGCCTGGAG CCCCCCTCGGAGTTTGGCGATCTCCAGTTCTGCCTCAGCTACAACGACTACCTGAGCCGCCTGACGGTGGTTGTGCTGCGTGCCAAGGGCCTCCGGCTCCAGGAGGACAGAGGCATTGTCA GTGTGTTTGTCAAAGTGTCTCTGATGAACCACAACAAGTTTGTCAAGTGCAAGAAGACTTCAGCTGTGCTGGGCTCCATCAACCCTGTGTACAATGAGACCTTCAGCTTCAAGGCCGATGCCACCGAGCTGGATACTGCTAGCCTCAGCCTGACAGTGGTGCAGAACATGGAAGGGGACA AGAGCCAGCAGCTGGGCCGAGTGGTGGTGGGCCCCTACATGTACACCCGCGGCAGAGAGCTGGAGCACTGGGATGAGATGCTCAGCAAGCCCAAGGAGCTGGTGAAGCGCTGGCATGCGCTGTGCCGCACCACGGAGCCCTGA